In Montipora capricornis isolate CH-2021 chromosome 4, ASM3666992v2, whole genome shotgun sequence, a single genomic region encodes these proteins:
- the LOC138046034 gene encoding aspartic and glutamic acid-rich protein-like, with protein MSGALRSVLVILLAALGTFLLAECLEDKAFPAEDNKLDNALAKHEDLGHAAAEGGKDEGIAFEDEVEGKEKTQADEVDDMTEDNALLWNDKSSDQEDEHQTEEKDNVDDEKTIDAEDNSEDERSADDVEDVKTADSDDYLQKKETSNDIEDVSDNDETADAEDVPKDEQTADDPEDFPNNEETSDADDLPKDEQLADDLEDVPKEEETAGVEDYPEDKRESDNDPEDVPEKDETADAEDYLEDEETVDDPEDVLENEETAEPEDYPEDEETADDPKDVPENDETANVEDIPENEKSFYVKDVPEGDPEDEETADEAEDYSESDETANAEDYSEYFMTVESDEDEKYSESTQEGDEITPELISSESDPIVRCGSLSYNSTKQSVI; from the exons ATGTCAGGGGCTCTTCGAAGTGTCCTCGTAATCCTGCTTGCTGCTTTAGGGACTTTTTTACTTGCTGAATGTTTAGAGGATAAAGCATTCCCCGCTGAGGATAACAAGTTGGACAATGCACTGGCTAAACATGAAGATTTAGGCCATGCGGCGGCCGAAGGCGGCAAGGACGAGGGGATAGCTTTTGAAGACGAAGTTGAGG GCAAAGAGAAAACCCAGGCTGATGAAGTCGATGACATGACAGAAGACAACGCTCTGCTTTGGAATGATAAAAGCTCAG ATCAAGAAGATGAACACCAAACAGAAGAGAAAGATAACGTTGACGATGAGAAAACAATTGATGCCGAAGATAACTCGGAAGATGAGAGATCCGCGGATGATGTCGAAGATGTGAAAACCGCTGACTCCGACGACTATCTCCAGAAGAAGGAAACCTCAAATGATATCGAAGATGTTTCCGACAATGACGAAACGGCTGATGCCGAGGATGTACCCAAGGACGAGCAAACAGCTGATGATCCAGAAGATTTTCCGAACAATGAGGAAACCTCTGATGCCGACGATCTCCCCAAGGATGAACAACTAGCTGATGATCTCGAAGATGTTCCTAAGGAAGAGGAAACTGCTGGTGTCGAAGATTATCCCGAGGACAAGCGGGAATCGGATAATGATCCTGAAGATGTTCCCGAGAAGGACGAAACTGCTGATGCCGAAGATTATCTCGAGGACGAAGAAACGGTTGATGATCCCGAGGATGTTCTCGAGAATGAGGAAACCGCTGAGCCCGAAGATTATCCCGAGGACGAAGAGACCGCTGATGATCCCAAAGATGTTCCCGAGAATGACGAAACCGCTAATGTCGAAGATATTCCCGAAAATGAGAAAAGTTTTTATGTCAAAGATGTACCCGAGGGTGATCCCGAAGATGAGGAAACCGCTGATGAAGCCGAAGATTATTCCGAAAGTGACGAAACTGCTAATGCCGAAGATTATTCCGAGTATTTTATGACAGTGGAATCGGATGAAGATGAAAAGTACTCAG aATCAACCCAAGAAGGAGACGAAATTACTCCAGAATTGATTTCCAGCGAAAGTGATCCAATAGTACGCTGTGGTAGTCTTAGCTACAATTCAACCAAGCAGAG TGTGATCTGA